A genomic stretch from Spodoptera frugiperda isolate SF20-4 chromosome 14, AGI-APGP_CSIRO_Sfru_2.0, whole genome shotgun sequence includes:
- the LOC118279180 gene encoding uncharacterized protein LOC118279180, with amino-acid sequence MDIETKVKEDMKALGCKSDLKVSLAYQLYLHLVDQKLMYDTEYCYNRDIETLYVVARPRRNEKPNIYVPIPTHDEITVDFINKIQENLCTVETGPSVNLAFVEGDLSIVIYTFTKGLVERPPPDKVAQLRVRDGRRNFIDNELKKKRNNIVNDALNGGVVDDDDCQVLE; translated from the coding sequence atggaCATTGAAACTAAAGTCAAAGAAGACATGAAGGCTTTAGGCTGCAAGTCTGATCTAAAGGTATCGCTAGCCTACCAACTTTATTTACATCTCGTAGACCAGAAGTTGATGTACGACACGGAGTATTGTTATAATCGGGACATAGAAACCCTGTACGTCGTCGCCCGGCCGAGAAGGAACGAGAAACCAAACATATACGTGCCGATACCAACGCACGACGAGATCACCGTGGATTTCATCAACAAAATACAGGAGAATCTGTGTACAGTTGAGACCGGGCCGTCTGTGAACCTGGCGTTTGTCGAAGGTGACCTATCTATTGTAATCTACACATTCACAAAGGGTCTGGTGGAGCGGCCACCACCGGACAAAGTTGCCCAGCTGCGAGTTAGAGACGGTAGGAGGAACTTCATTGATAACGAGCTGAAGAAGAAGAGGAACAACATTGTGAATGATGCCCTCAACGGAGGAGTTGTGGACGATGATGACTGCCAAGTACTGGAGTGA